The Lactuca sativa cultivar Salinas chromosome 2, Lsat_Salinas_v11, whole genome shotgun sequence genome includes a window with the following:
- the LOC128132442 gene encoding uncharacterized protein LOC128132442 has product MFSTQHRGNSIQLRTQLLTTKKGELNASEYYLKMTSLVDTMTNIGHPMLDEEVIGYILAGLGPCHDDLFTAIIVLSNQDTITLPELYSYLIAHEAQSSALNNVTEITASANQATRQDSNSSRRNQDKNSSHNYQRNSNRGGGGSCDRGRGLGRSNGGPRCQVCGIRDHITLNCIK; this is encoded by the coding sequence ATGTTCTCTACACAACATAGAGGCAACTCCATCCAATTACGCACACAACTTTTGACTACAAAGAAAGGCGAATTGAATGCTTCGGAATACTACCTGAAGATGACAAGCCTTGTAGATACCATGACAAATATTGGTCATCCCATGCTTGATGAAGAAGTAATCGGCTACATCTTAGCCGGCCTAGGACCATGCCACGATGATCTCTTCACCGCCATCATCGTTCTGAGTAATCAAGACACAATAACTTTACCTGAGTTATATTCCTATCTAATTGCTCATGAGGCACAATCCAGTGCATTGAATAATGTGACAGAAATCACAGCTTCCGCTAACCAGGCTACACGTCAAGATTCAAACTCTTCCCGTCGTAATCAAGATAAGAACTCCTCTCACAACTACCAACGTAACAGTAATCGTGGTGGAGGTGGTAGCTGCGATCGGGGTCGTGGTCTGGGCAGAAGCAATGGTGGTCCTCGATGTCAAGTGTGTGGCATACGTGATCACATAACATTAAATTGCATAAAGTGA